One Rhipicephalus microplus isolate Deutch F79 unplaced genomic scaffold, USDA_Rmic scaffold_12, whole genome shotgun sequence DNA segment encodes these proteins:
- the LOC119166690 gene encoding uncharacterized protein LOC119166690 isoform X2 — protein sequence MHGCAACLSCLRLIEEPTWIHVASAVLQSLYKEHRLSFAIILAAGAATRTENLPTFILQIFGVLLLAQAGGEEPALLSGYDGAPLPSHQAHHVRIVHLESTLGDLPGNRPASVTSCADADRHNVKTALLADWSGIKTGHPSTQAIGHGSTARMQHLNPFVYLPQFPP from the exons ATGCATGGCTGCGCTGCCTGCCTGAGCTGTCTGCGACTGATTGAGGAACCCACGTGGATCCACGTCGCATCGGCTGTTCTGCAGTCCCTTTATAAGGAGCACCGCCTGTCCTTCGCCATCATTTTGGCAGCAGGGGCCGCAACGCGAACCGAGAATTTACCCACGTTTATTCTGCAG ATATTTGGCGTCCTGCTGCTCGCACAAGCAGGAGGCGAAGAACCGGCTCTGCTATCTGGATACGACGGCGCACCACTTCCAAGCCACCAAGCGCATCATGTGCGCATTGTGCACTTGGAATCTACGCTCGGCGATTTGCCTGGAAACAGGCCTGCCTCGGTGACTTCATGCGCCGACGCTGATCGCCACAACGTGAAGACGGCGCTGCTGGCAGACTGGAGTGGTATAAAGACTGGACACCCCTCGACTCAAGccatagggcacggcagcactgccAGGATGCAACACCTCAACCCGTTTGTTTATCTACCGCAG
- the LOC119166690 gene encoding uncharacterized protein LOC119166690 isoform X1, producing MHGCAACLSCLRLIEEPTWIHVASAVLQSLYKEHRLSFAIILAAGAATRTENLPTFILQIFGVLLLAQAGGEEPALLSGYDGAPLPSHQAHHVRIVHLESTLGDLPGNRPASVTSCADADRHNVKTALLADWSGIKTGHPSTQAIGHGSTARMQHLNPFVYLPQVSRRYEKCIRSNYLCLIVLPCPRQICVLWSYMCTCIKKLQLLSGDIETNPGPDMNKIMKQLQVIADEIKEERLKSIEAKLEQVTLLENKITSCVSQVTNLQKTVQYLELKIDDLENRSRRSNLLVYGVPEEADEHPKTLEQTISEQILKNILKIKPVPIDRMHRIGKQNAQKPRPVMLKLLDFQDKVTILRNCTKLKSTTFSVGEDFSNRVRYIRKMLWQIAKTKKEAGDKVFLVYDKLKVNEVLYRWDDDTKDLVLVSADRHTINHDKTTKRKHQASHNAADNERNNISYHKHPQHASKISTA from the exons ATGCATGGCTGCGCTGCCTGCCTGAGCTGTCTGCGACTGATTGAGGAACCCACGTGGATCCACGTCGCATCGGCTGTTCTGCAGTCCCTTTATAAGGAGCACCGCCTGTCCTTCGCCATCATTTTGGCAGCAGGGGCCGCAACGCGAACCGAGAATTTACCCACGTTTATTCTGCAG ATATTTGGCGTCCTGCTGCTCGCACAAGCAGGAGGCGAAGAACCGGCTCTGCTATCTGGATACGACGGCGCACCACTTCCAAGCCACCAAGCGCATCATGTGCGCATTGTGCACTTGGAATCTACGCTCGGCGATTTGCCTGGAAACAGGCCTGCCTCGGTGACTTCATGCGCCGACGCTGATCGCCACAACGTGAAGACGGCGCTGCTGGCAGACTGGAGTGGTATAAAGACTGGACACCCCTCGACTCAAGccatagggcacggcagcactgccAGGATGCAACACCTCAACCCGTTTGTTTATCTACCGCAGGTGAGCAGGCGTTATGAAAAATGTATTCGTTCAAATTACCTATGCCTAATAGTGCTGCCATGCCCTAGGCAGATTTGTGTCCTGTGGAGTTACATGTGTACCTGTATCAAGAAATTACAGTTGCTCAGTGGCGACATTGAAACAAACCCGGGACCCGATATGAACAAGATCATGAAACAGCTTCAAGTAATTGCAGATGAAATAAAAGAAGAACGTTTAAAATCTATTGAAGCAAAACTTGAACAAGTAACGTTACTGGAAAACAAGATCACGTCCTGTGTCTCCCAAGTAACGAATCTTCAAAAAACCGTTCAATACTTGGAGTTAAAAATAGACGACTTGGAAAACCGGTCTAGAAGGTCAAACTTACTTGTGTATGGCGTACCGGAGGAGGCAGACGAACACCCCAAAACCCTCGAACAAACTATAAGTGAGCAGATACTTAAGAACATACTAAAGATCAAACCCGTTCCAATAGACAGAATGCACAGGATAGGAAAACAAAACGCTCAAAAACCTAGACCAGTGATGCTGAAACTCCTCGACTTCCAAGACAAAGTAACTATTCTTAGAAACTGCACGAAACTAAAGAGCACCACTTTCTCTGTTGGAGAGGACTTCTCAAATAGAGTAAGATACATCAGAAAAATGCTTTGGCAAATTGCAAAAACCAAAAAAGAAGCCGGAGACAAAGTATTTCTGGTCTATGACAAGTTAAAAGTGAATGAAGTTCTGTACCGATGGGATGACGATACAAAAGATCTTGTGCTCGTAAGCGCTGACCGTCACACCATTAACCATGACAAAACGACGAAGCGGAAGCATCAGGCGAGCCACAACGCCGCAGACAACGAAAGAAATAACATTTCTTACCATAAACACCCGCAGCATGCTTCAAAAATTAGTACCGCTTGA